In a single window of the Euleptes europaea isolate rEulEur1 chromosome 4, rEulEur1.hap1, whole genome shotgun sequence genome:
- the LOC130476482 gene encoding enhancer of split m7 protein-like, with protein sequence MSLRRAEREVLLTGTQEPRGHSWSGQQLEQPKRLVYKKHIKLLMEKRRRDRIVHCLNQLKTLLIDTPVQGHKPLPNSRMDKAAVLEMAVQRIQTLQQAAAEDKAFQTGYSYCASLVQAFLVSETRQQPEAFPRSDSASFSTRGTTPLATPPPPSEAERISCRSEDAPGSAGLRCLARSVPPSVLKKAGPQFFWRPWST encoded by the exons ATGAGCCTCCGAAGAGCGGAGAGAGAGGTTTTGCTGACAGGGACGCAAGAGCCGAGGGGGCACAGCTGGAGCGGGCAGCAGCTGGAACAGCCCAAACGTCTGGTCTACAAAAAG CATATCAAACTGCTCATGGAGAAAAGGCGACGGGACCGAATCGTCCACTGTCTGAACCAGCTGAAGACCCTGCTCATAGATACCCCTGTCCAAGGTCACAAG CCTCTTCCTAATTCTCGCATGGACAAAGCAGCTGTCCTGGAAATGGCCGTGCAGCGGATCCAAACATTGCAACAGGCAG CGGCAGAGGACAAGGCTTTCCAAACGGGCTACTCGTACTGTGCCTCTCTCGTTCAAGCCTTCCTCGTCTCCGAAACCCGGCAGCAGCCAGAGGCTTTCCCTCGATCAGACTCTGCCTCCTTTTCCACCCGCGGGACCACCCCTCTGGCGACACCTCCACCGCCATCGGAGGCGGAACGGATCTCCTGCAGGAGTGAAGATGCTCCAGGTTCTGCTGGCCTCAGATGCTTGGCAAGATCTGTCCCTCCCTCGGTCCTGAAAAAAGCAGGTCCTCAATTCTTCTGGAGACCCTGGTCCACCTGA
- the ING4 gene encoding inhibitor of growth protein 4 isoform X3: MAAGMYLEHYLDSIENLPFELQRNFQLMRDLDQRTEDLKSEIDKLATEYISNARTLTSEEKLGLLKQIQEAYGKCKEFGDDKVQLAMQTYEMVDKHIRRLDTDLARFEADLKEKQIESSDYDSSSSKGKKKGRAQKEKKAARARSKGKNSDEEAPKTAQKKLKLVRTTEYGMPSVTFGNVHPSDVLDMPVDPNEPTYCLCHQVSYGEMIGCDNPDCSIEWFHFACVGLTTKPRGKWFCPRCSQERKKK, encoded by the exons ATGGCGGCGGGGATGTACCTGGAGCATTACCTGGACA GCATCGAGAACCTCCCCTTTGAGCTCCAGAGAAACTTCCAACTCATGCGAGATTTGGACCAGCGGACAGAAG ATCTAAAGTCGGAGATTGACAAATTGGCCACAGAATATATCAGCAATGCACGGACGCTGACTTCGGAGGAGAAGCTGGGGCTCCTCAAGCAAATCCAAGAGGCCTATGGGAAGTGCAAGGAGTTTGGAGACGATAAAGTGCAGCTGGCCATGCAGACGTACGAGATG GTGGACAAGCACATACGCCGGTTGGACACGGACCTTGCCCGGTTTGAAGCCGACCTGAAGGAGAAGCAGATTGAGTCGAGCGACTATGACAGCTCCTCGAGCAAAGGCAAAAAGA AAGGCCGGgcccagaaggagaagaaggccGCCCGGGCTCGCTCGAAGGGGAAGAACTCCGACGAGGAGGCGCCAAAGACGGCCCAGAAGAAGCTCAAATTAGTCCGCAC CACAGAGTACGGGATGCCATCAGTGACCTTTGGGAACGTGCATCCTTCCGACGTGCTGGACATGCCCGTCGATCCGAATGAACCCACCTATTGCCTGTGCCACCAGGTCTCCTACGGGGAGATGATCGGCTGCGACAACCCAGAT TGTTCCATCGAGTGGTTCCATTTTGCTTGCGTGGGACTGACGACCAAGCCAAGAGGGAAATG
- the ING4 gene encoding inhibitor of growth protein 4 isoform X1: MAAGMYLEHYLDSIENLPFELQRNFQLMRDLDQRTEDLKSEIDKLATEYISNARTLTSEEKLGLLKQIQEAYGKCKEFGDDKVQLAMQTYEMVDKHIRRLDTDLARFEADLKEKQIESSDYDSSSSKGKKKGRAQKEKKAARARSKGKNSDEEAPKTAQKKLKLVRTSTEYGMPSVTFGNVHPSDVLDMPVDPNEPTYCLCHQVSYGEMIGCDNPDCSIEWFHFACVGLTTKPRGKWFCPRCSQERKKK; encoded by the exons ATGGCGGCGGGGATGTACCTGGAGCATTACCTGGACA GCATCGAGAACCTCCCCTTTGAGCTCCAGAGAAACTTCCAACTCATGCGAGATTTGGACCAGCGGACAGAAG ATCTAAAGTCGGAGATTGACAAATTGGCCACAGAATATATCAGCAATGCACGGACGCTGACTTCGGAGGAGAAGCTGGGGCTCCTCAAGCAAATCCAAGAGGCCTATGGGAAGTGCAAGGAGTTTGGAGACGATAAAGTGCAGCTGGCCATGCAGACGTACGAGATG GTGGACAAGCACATACGCCGGTTGGACACGGACCTTGCCCGGTTTGAAGCCGACCTGAAGGAGAAGCAGATTGAGTCGAGCGACTATGACAGCTCCTCGAGCAAAGGCAAAAAGA AAGGCCGGgcccagaaggagaagaaggccGCCCGGGCTCGCTCGAAGGGGAAGAACTCCGACGAGGAGGCGCCAAAGACGGCCCAGAAGAAGCTCAAATTAGTCCGCAC CAGCACAGAGTACGGGATGCCATCAGTGACCTTTGGGAACGTGCATCCTTCCGACGTGCTGGACATGCCCGTCGATCCGAATGAACCCACCTATTGCCTGTGCCACCAGGTCTCCTACGGGGAGATGATCGGCTGCGACAACCCAGAT TGTTCCATCGAGTGGTTCCATTTTGCTTGCGTGGGACTGACGACCAAGCCAAGAGGGAAATG
- the ING4 gene encoding inhibitor of growth protein 4 isoform X2 translates to MAAGMYLEHYLDSIENLPFELQRNFQLMRDLDQRTEDLKSEIDKLATEYISNARTLTSEEKLGLLKQIQEAYGKCKEFGDDKVQLAMQTYEMVDKHIRRLDTDLARFEADLKEKQIESSDYDSSSSKGKKSRAQKEKKAARARSKGKNSDEEAPKTAQKKLKLVRTSTEYGMPSVTFGNVHPSDVLDMPVDPNEPTYCLCHQVSYGEMIGCDNPDCSIEWFHFACVGLTTKPRGKWFCPRCSQERKKK, encoded by the exons ATGGCGGCGGGGATGTACCTGGAGCATTACCTGGACA GCATCGAGAACCTCCCCTTTGAGCTCCAGAGAAACTTCCAACTCATGCGAGATTTGGACCAGCGGACAGAAG ATCTAAAGTCGGAGATTGACAAATTGGCCACAGAATATATCAGCAATGCACGGACGCTGACTTCGGAGGAGAAGCTGGGGCTCCTCAAGCAAATCCAAGAGGCCTATGGGAAGTGCAAGGAGTTTGGAGACGATAAAGTGCAGCTGGCCATGCAGACGTACGAGATG GTGGACAAGCACATACGCCGGTTGGACACGGACCTTGCCCGGTTTGAAGCCGACCTGAAGGAGAAGCAGATTGAGTCGAGCGACTATGACAGCTCCTCGAGCAAAGGCAAAAAGA GCCGGgcccagaaggagaagaaggccGCCCGGGCTCGCTCGAAGGGGAAGAACTCCGACGAGGAGGCGCCAAAGACGGCCCAGAAGAAGCTCAAATTAGTCCGCAC CAGCACAGAGTACGGGATGCCATCAGTGACCTTTGGGAACGTGCATCCTTCCGACGTGCTGGACATGCCCGTCGATCCGAATGAACCCACCTATTGCCTGTGCCACCAGGTCTCCTACGGGGAGATGATCGGCTGCGACAACCCAGAT TGTTCCATCGAGTGGTTCCATTTTGCTTGCGTGGGACTGACGACCAAGCCAAGAGGGAAATG